The Stigmatopora argus isolate UIUO_Sarg chromosome 1, RoL_Sarg_1.0, whole genome shotgun sequence genome segment TATTCCAGAATGAGTCTGTTAAGATGAAGGTACCCAACTAAAGTGTAGCAATTTTTACTTTGCTACTTTTCACAGTCGCGTCATGTATATTTTCTGTGATGAACACAGACTTTTTCCATGTAAAAATGTGATTGGCACACACCGATGATCACAAATtctgatatattttttagtttagGACAGGGTAGTCAAATTGCATCTGGCTAATCAGAGCATTTCACTGATGAAATCACATGGCTGCAAACAAATGTCACGCGGGTCGTAATCATTGCGACTGTGAGCTCTGCCTGAAAAGTTATTAACAAAGGGATGTGACAAATTACGACGACggggacgggaaaaaaaaatccagattgtCGAATAATTCCTTGTGTGCTCAGTCACCTGACAGAAAGCTTGTCCTGTTGGTTTGCCTTTTTGTTCTGCCTGATTGGGCTTATCTAAGTGTGACAATACAAGATAATATAGGACTGCAGTTTTCTGAAAAGGTCAGCGCTTCCTCGCCTGTCGACCTTTTGTTGAGTCTTGGTGTCTAATTAGACGACATGGAGTTGTGAAAGGTCATTTTCCCATATCACAGATGCTATGGCTGAACGGGTGCTGGTTGTCGGCGGAGGAGGGCGAGAGCACGCCCTGGCGTGGAAGTTGGCACAGTCGCCGCACGTCCAGCAAGTCCTGGTGGCGCCTGGGAATGCTGGGACGGTGAACTCTGGCAAAATCAGCAACTCGGGTATGTAAAAAAGCACTACCATTAatgtatgtaccgtattttcacaactatatggcgcatcgcatttaaagccgcagtgtcagtaacgagtgctatttctgtatttgacacacacacacacaagacgcatcgCATTTGAAGGCGCACcgactagatggtgctgcgctaaagggaatgtcaacaaaacagtcagatcgttcagccaaactttattaatagtttacaaatcagctttctgacaactccattcactcccaacatgaataaacaacagttttttttattttctctgaggttaaagtattagtatttttgtgacacagcaatagcataataactcatgttgaacaggtgggcatctcactAAAGTCGTCATtcatcgagtcagtaatttctgccttcctgaaagctcggaccacagttgaaacttccactgggaatgaggACGAACACAGAATTAATGTGCTCGATCAACCGAATTGcaacgccgttttatatatctcagcattcactggcgcaccggaaatagagtttggggctgcttgccgtagatGCCAGAGCTTTTGCAGTTCGATACttatccataaataatatatatatagtttgcagtctagctttgaatgctcttttgacgccaacatctagcagcaggatttcttttgtaaatccagccggaatgacggcgagcaccaaattagtgtgctcgccgtcatactgggtgtattgacaaaagaactatatatcccagtagtcactgcgcagtactttttctacggggaaaatagtagagccgggggctgcttgccgtagttgtgagagctgtagaggatggtgtacactgtaccctatcgactgatttattttattttatcgtgataacaattttattattggtccatatataaagcgcactggattataaggcgccctgtctattttggagaaaattcaagacttttaagtgcgccttatagtcgtgaaaatacggtacttgtggTCCGTAAAAATagaattgaggaaaaaaaatcatatctgtCCTGTAGTAATCCAATATTTATTCTGTCTACAGAGGTGTCTGTGAATAACCATGCCATATTGGCTCAATTTTGCAAGGACCATCATGTGGGGCTGGTGGTGGTTGGGCCTGAGGTTCCCCTTGCAGCAGGTAGGTGCAGCCACAATCCGCCCAAGTAGGAAGCACCTCATTGCTGTGTGAATCAGGGATCGTGGACGATTTGATGGCGGCTGGAGTGCAGTGTTTCGGCCCCTCTGCGAAAGCCGCCCAGTTGGAGGCCAGCAAGAGCTTCTCCAAGGCCTTCATGGAGCGTCATGGCATCCCCACAGCACGTTACGGTTCCTTCACCAACCCCGAGGAGGCTTGCAACTACATCCGCACGTTAGTTTCAGCGCTTTTGACCTACTCAAACCTCTCTGACCTGATTTACACCTTGACATATACTACATTTCTCTTGTTTTGACATCCACAGGGCTGACTTTCCAGCACTTGTTGTGAAGGCCAGTGGCTTGGCAGCAGGGAAAGGAGTTATTGTAGCACAGGACCAGGAGGAGGCCTGCCGGGCTGTGGTAGATATCATGAAGGTAAATTGCATTCAGCGTGTGGTCTGAAAATGTTGATAATTTTAGTCTTCAGATCTCTCACTGATGAATTACAGGACCGAGCGTTTGGGTCTGCGGGGGACACCGTGGTGGTGGAGGAGCTACTAGAAGGAGAGGAAGTATCTGTGAGTCACTGCACTTTAAAGTAGGCAAACGAATGTCTGTCTTCAAGCCTTTTATGTACCAGAGAATGGCTTACCTGTTGAAAGGCAAACCCAAATAATAGTTTCTGGATTTCTAATGGAATCCTAACTTATCGCACCACTTGTTGCAGTGCCTGTGCTTCAGTGATGGCTCCTCAGTGTCGCCGATGCCTCCAGCGCAGGATCATAAACGTCTGCTTGATGGCGACCACGGCCCAAACACGGGTGGCATGGGAGCCTACTGTCCGACCCCTCAGGTATATGTGGTCTTCGGATTATGCAGCAAGATTAAAATGTACATACtgtgagggggaaaaagcctaaaccaatggcatgaaaaaattgaaaactttTTGGGAGTGGCGCTGTCTCATGCTAGTTTTCAAGCTATTGTCCCTGTTCcgtattttgttatttatgtcCCACCAATTaggaatattttttcctttgtgtGGCAGGTGAGTGAAGAGCTCATGGTGCAGATCCGGGAATCTGTGCTTCAGAAAACCGTGGACGGAATGAAGCAGGAAGGAGTACCTTACGTGGGTGAGTGCGGATTTCTCAACCTGGTTTGTGACTAAAAGGCTCCAATCACCTTTGTTGTCATTTGACCCTCAAAGGAGTTTTGTATGCCGGGCTGATGCTAACCCAGCAGGGAATCAAAGTTCTGGAGTTCAACTGCCGCTTCGGAGACCCAGAGTGTCAGGTTTTGCTTCCCTTGCTAAAGAGTGACTTGTATGAGGTCATTTTGAACACCATGCAAGGCAAGCTGGCCTTAAGCACCCCTGAGTGGGACCATGACAAATCTGCAGTCACGGTGGTGATGGCGAGTGCTGGCTATCCTGGTGCCTACAGCAAAGGAGTTACCCTGACTGGTAAGTGCTTAGGGTATGAAAGgtgaaaaataatatacatgTCCAAAAATatgtagatttatttttatttttttatataaaagaaaTTGGAGTATTATTGAAAGAGAGCACCAACAAATGCACATTGTTTAATTCTCCTCCTCTTAATCCCCAGGTCTATCCCAGGTTGAGGGTATGGGGATTCAGGTATTCCACGCAGGCACCGCATTAAAGGACAAACAAGTGGTCTCCAGCGGCGGACGTGTTCTGACAGTGACGGCGGTCCGGCCGTCTCTAGAGGCTGCGTTGCAGGCTGCCAATCAAGGCGTGGCGGCTGTGGGCTTCCCCGCTGCCGTTTACCGCCGGGACATTGGCCACAAGGCCATTGCCCATTTGAAGCAACGCAGGTGTGTTTGACTGCAGCTCAAAAACATTCCGTCTTCTGTATTGGCACTTGGCACTAtcattttttcataaataaacatattttggaTGATgtcttatttgtttgtttcttcacttggaatttttatcacttcgttAGCCCTTTCAAAGGTGTGCCCACAGAAACATAGGAGTTATTTAATCGTGTCTCTGACAGAGGCCTGACCTATAAGGACAGCGGTGTGGACATTGCTGCAGGCAACAAACTTGTGGACATGATCAAGCCACTAGCCCGGGCAACTTCCCGACTGGGtaaattgacattttgaaaacaGGTCTCAACTGCAGGAAACATGTTTACAAGTTCTTCTCACCAGGATGTAATGCGGAGCTGGGAGGTTTTGCTGGGCTGTTTGATCTTAAAGCTGCCGGATTCGTCGACCCCATCCTGGTATCCGGAACTGATGGAGTGGGAACTAAACTCAAGGTGGGATTTTGCTCTTCACATTAATCGTTTGCCTTCAGTTGAGTTAAGTTACTCAACAAGATGTACTTTAGTTATCATTTTACAAAGCCAAAGCTAGGCAATATTTTATGATTGACCTCATCAATGCGGTGCTGGACCCCAATCAACAGGACTAGATCCGTACATTCTCTGATATTTCCATGCCATAATAAAACTAATGAATCCAATATCCCCTAGAGATTCTAAATCTGTAAAGTAAATTTCATTCCTATTTACCATCATCAAGCttatatctatatattgttaacagtaatccctcgaatatcacggttaatgtagaccaagggtgttcacgggccgcattaacgtcaactcgatttcatgtgggccggaccattttagatataatatatatatattttatatataaatggattaaaagaactggattaaaagcaacattaaaaacaatgtttattgattatttttttcttagtaaaggaaattttcttttaatcatttgtttttcatttcaaaaggaaaccaaatttttctttaattattttccatattaaagtggaaaagagaaaataatttttagatattacaaaatgattttttgaactaaaaacagaaaaaaatgattaaaaaattaaattattgatttaaaagggggaaaatcaggaaatattatatacatctataatcttcattttaatttgattctaaaacagaaagtcggcactcatgattgactttcccggaccacacaaaatgatgcggcgggccagatttggcccccaggctgccactttgacacctgtgatgtagaccacacatggccacgataataaaaaaatcgcaaagtagggtcaccactattataactacctttgttgttgttttttcttccatgctgagtcctagtagcaagagtggcttacgagtttcagcgtgtattttcacattttatgaactaaaaaaaagttagaaaaaaaaaataatagcagaaaaaaatcgccaagtaaattcgcaataagtggagtcgcgataatcgagggaagactgcaaGTATATTTCCTTTCTCATGCTGTGCTTTATTCAGATTGCCCAGGCTTGCGGACAACATGGTGGCCTGGGTCAGGACTTGGTGGCCATGTGTGTCAATGACGTGTTGGCTCAGGGTGCCGAGCCACTCTTCTTCCTCGACTACTTCTCCTGTGGCGTTTTGGACGTGAATGTCACCGCCACAGTGGTCGCAAGTATCGCCAAAGCTTGCGAGATGGCTGGTTGCGCTCTACTCGGCAAGTATAGACATAGCTTTTGGCAATTCTGCAGTTCTAGACTGCCACATTAAACAATTCACCTGTGTTGGGTGTACAGGTGGTGAGACGGCGGAAATGCCCGGTGTGTACCTCCCGGGAGAGTACGACCTAGCTGGCTTCTGTGTGGGAGCGGTGGAGCGGGGAGCCCTATTGCCTCGGCTGGCGGACATCAGCGAAGGAGACATGTTAATTGGCGTGGCATCCTCCGGTATCCATAGCAACGGCTTTAGCCTGGTACGCAAGGTCTTGGAGCAAACGCATCTCAGCTACAGCTCCCCATCACCTTTTGGTAACCCTGACAAGACTGTCGGTAAGTGTGCCAAATGTCATTTGTGCATTAGGctgtcaaaatcatttttatcacCTCCCACATCGTATTTATGCTTTCAATCGGAGCGTCGCTATGTCTGCCTATTAAACTGCCACACAATCGATTAGTGATTTGACAGCTTTTATGATACTCGATAGGTCATTTATGAATGTTAAGATAtgtcaaaatcttttttttgagcTTCTTAATAGGAAGTATtgtcttgtatttttgtaaaatgcgcagtggtacctcgacatacgatcttaatccgttccgggactgagatcatatgtcaagcttttcgtaactcgagcggacgtttcccattgaaatgaactaaaaacaaattaatttgttccaaccctctgaaaaaacaccaaaaacaggatattggattggaaaaaatgttttatttctttaaattcgccatctattaacaaagtaacacataactaatggtttaatcgtaataaaatgtgtttaatagaagtaaaattagacgcatttcgcggaagGTAGAGACAGTGATTGATTGTggataatgaagttttattctgagaaagggtgccattggctatcggtgttgtgtgcacgagtatacttcattacccagatagccctctttttgcccgcgcatgcgcgttgtgcgtttcctggtcgaaactcgtctgaataaatcattcCGTGCTCATAGAAATCTGTTAttcacgaaagagatgcggcaaaaaacgacgctacaatgataaaatgcctttcatgtcatggccacctggcttggtcgcatctcgaaattttgatcatatcgcgggcgaattattcgatcgaaattttcatcgtacctcgagcatgtcgtaggtagagctgatcgtaggtcgaggtaccactgtatttacattCTTTTTACAAAAATGGGGGAAACATTGAATATTTGACACGTTCTTCAGAGGTttgacaatttattttttgcatgcaacgtACATTGGAACTGAGGtgaaattatgttttcattattgTCTCTGCAGGAGAGGTTTTGCTCACACCAACAAAGATCTACAGTCGTCTTCTCCTTCCAATCCTGCGCAGCGGTGCAGTCAAAGCGTACGCCCACATCACTGGAGGAGGACTTTTGGAAAATATCCCAAGGGTCCTGCCCCAGGAGCTGGCTGTCGATTTAGGTAAGGCCTGCATGTACGTTAGTCAATCATTACCATGGTTTTAATTTGTATCGACGCCATGTATTTTATTTGCTTATTCTTCTGTTTCCAATAGATGCTTCCCGTTGGAGCATCCCACCGGTATTCTCTTGGCTGCAGAAAGAGGGTGGGCTGAGCGAGCTTGAGCTGACCCGCACCTTCAACTGTGGCTTGGGCGCGGTCCTGGTGGTCGCCCCTGTGGATGCCCAGAGAGTCTTGCGGCAGCTGCAAGCTCACGAGGAGGCCTGGATTGTGGGTGCGCTCGCTCACAAGCCACCTGGTAAGACGCACCGAACCTCTGGGACGTTCAAACGGACACGTGACAATGTAAACGTGGGTCCGCAGGAGCTGAGTCTGTGGTCGTCCATAACCTCAAACACAGCTTGCTAAATGCCGGTCCGGCCTCCAAGAATGGCAGTTGCCTGTATGATAGCAGCATTCCTCACAAGAGGGCCAAAGTTGGGGTTCTCATCTCAGGCACAGGTTTGCTTCTTACTTAATGATGAAGTTTCATGAAATCGAGTAGATTCAAAACCCTGCATTGGCTTACTCCTTCAGGTACAAACCTTCAAGCTCTGATCGAACAGGCCAAACGTCCGTCTAGCTGCGCAGAAATTGTTGTAGTCATCTCCAACAAGCCTGGAGTTCAGGGTCTCAAGAGAGCAGCGCTGGCTGGTATTCAGACACGGGTAATccgtttgatttgtttttataggAGTTTCTGTGCCAAGTTATTAGTCATGATCTCAAAATTTCTACTTTTCAGCATATGAAATACTTGTTTGATTTAGAAAACACTGCATCTTTCAAGTTAACATTTCACCTTATTTGCTATCTTGCTGCAAGTGGCTGataaccaattcaggttgtcacctgtatatatatcatacatgcatgcatgcatgtattatatatatatatatatatatatatatatatatatatatatatatatatatatatatatatatatatatatatatatatatatatatatatatatatatacaggtgcatacatgcatacacgtacatacacacaccaccacacctgtatgtatgtgtatatgtatgtatatgtgtatgcatatgcatgtgtatgcatatgtatgtatatgtgtatgcatatgaatgtgtgtatacatatgtatatgtatgtacgtttctatgtatgtgtgtatatgtatgtgtatgtatttgtgtgtatgtatgtatatatatgtgtgtattttgtatgtatatgtatgcatgcatgcatacatacatgtacatacacacacaccaccacaccacacacacacacacacacgtgtatgtgtatatgtatgtgtatgcatatgaatgtatgtgtatgtcaatgtatgtgtatgtatttgtgtgtatgtatgtgtgtatgtgtatgtatgtatgtgtgtttgtatgaatatgtgtgtgtgtacatacatacacatacatacatatacatgcatataaataaatacatacatgcatataaataaatacatacatacagatacatacatatatatacatacatacacatacatacatatatacatatacactatTGGCATATATGACAAAGAATGTATAGTTAGACCTGACAATGTATGTGACTTAACCAGGTGgtcgaccacaaactgtacgGCAGCAGAGCAGAATTTGACAGCACCATTGACCGTGTGCTGGAAGAATTTGAGGTGGAGCTGGTGTGTTTGGCAGGATTTATGCGGATCCTCACAGGAACTTTTGTCAAGAAATGGAACAGTGGGTTGAAGCATTGATCATCATTACGAACAAATCTTCCGTTTTGGCTGTTATTTTCTTATGAATGCGGTCTCTTCTCAGATAAGCTGTTGAACATACATCCCTCCTTGCTGCCCTCCTTTAAGGGTGTAAAGGCCCAAAAGCAAGCTCTTCAGGCTGGGGTGCGGGTCAGCGGCTGCACggttcactttgttgcagtaagTCAGTCATATTGCCATCCAAACATGTTGCATGGCATGAAAGCTAAGCTAAAATTGTTGCTTTATTTTTCAGGAGGAGGTGGACGCTGGGGCCATCATTGTCCAGGAGGCGGTTCCGGTGTTAAGCAGCGACACAGAGGAAAGTCTGTCAGAGAGGATTAAAGAAGCCGAGCACAGGGCTTTCCCCACAGCTATGGAGCTGGTAGCCAGCGGAGTTGTCCATCTTAGTGAAGACGGACATGTTATCTGGAAGTCCAATTTACCACATTAGCACCATCAATCATTGTGTTGCTTAACTACATTCCATGTGTGCATGAATAGTGTTAGTGAATTGTGCCCAATAAAGAAATAGTTCTCGAAGattta includes the following:
- the gart gene encoding trifunctional purine biosynthetic protein adenosine-3, whose amino-acid sequence is MAERVLVVGGGGREHALAWKLAQSPHVQQVLVAPGNAGTVNSGKISNSEVSVNNHAILAQFCKDHHVGLVVVGPEVPLAAGIVDDLMAAGVQCFGPSAKAAQLEASKSFSKAFMERHGIPTARYGSFTNPEEACNYIRTADFPALVVKASGLAAGKGVIVAQDQEEACRAVVDIMKDRAFGSAGDTVVVEELLEGEEVSCLCFSDGSSVSPMPPAQDHKRLLDGDHGPNTGGMGAYCPTPQVSEELMVQIRESVLQKTVDGMKQEGVPYVGVLYAGLMLTQQGIKVLEFNCRFGDPECQVLLPLLKSDLYEVILNTMQGKLALSTPEWDHDKSAVTVVMASAGYPGAYSKGVTLTGLSQVEGMGIQVFHAGTALKDKQVVSSGGRVLTVTAVRPSLEAALQAANQGVAAVGFPAAVYRRDIGHKAIAHLKQRRGLTYKDSGVDIAAGNKLVDMIKPLARATSRLGCNAELGGFAGLFDLKAAGFVDPILVSGTDGVGTKLKIAQACGQHGGLGQDLVAMCVNDVLAQGAEPLFFLDYFSCGVLDVNVTATVVASIAKACEMAGCALLGGETAEMPGVYLPGEYDLAGFCVGAVERGALLPRLADISEGDMLIGVASSGIHSNGFSLVRKVLEQTHLSYSSPSPFGNPDKTVGEVLLTPTKIYSRLLLPILRSGAVKAYAHITGGGLLENIPRVLPQELAVDLDASRWSIPPVFSWLQKEGGLSELELTRTFNCGLGAVLVVAPVDAQRVLRQLQAHEEAWIVGALAHKPPGAESVVVHNLKHSLLNAGPASKNGSCLYDSSIPHKRAKVGVLISGTGTNLQALIEQAKRPSSCAEIVVVISNKPGVQGLKRAALAGIQTRVVDHKLYGSRAEFDSTIDRVLEEFEVELVCLAGFMRILTGTFVKKWNNKLLNIHPSLLPSFKGVKAQKQALQAGVRVSGCTVHFVAEEVDAGAIIVQEAVPVLSSDTEESLSERIKEAEHRAFPTAMELVASGVVHLSEDGHVIWKSNLPH